One genomic region from Candidatus Zixiibacteriota bacterium encodes:
- a CDS encoding shikimate kinase yields the protein MLKNANIFLVGFSGSGKSTIGRKLARKLRVQFYDTDQIIEQAAGKSIPRIFDEDGEETFRHLEEQAVEGIVKRRLHSKVVALGGGAFENKRTRGLLSQSGVVIYLSCAQDELLQRISRLPARPKLRVQGGMDAKKSRVVLRERMKSLLAKRQKNYKTAHLTFSTTGKDPDKSTTELKSKLVRMYARNSR from the coding sequence ATGCTGAAGAACGCTAATATATTTCTGGTGGGTTTCTCCGGCTCCGGTAAGTCGACCATCGGCCGCAAGCTGGCGCGCAAGCTCCGGGTACAGTTCTACGATACGGATCAGATAATCGAACAGGCGGCCGGCAAGAGTATACCTCGCATTTTTGATGAGGACGGGGAAGAGACTTTTCGTCACCTCGAAGAGCAGGCCGTCGAAGGGATAGTCAAGCGGCGGTTGCACAGCAAGGTGGTTGCCCTGGGGGGCGGTGCTTTCGAAAACAAAAGGACGCGGGGGCTTCTCAGTCAGAGTGGTGTAGTTATCTACCTGAGCTGCGCCCAGGACGAACTACTCCAGCGTATCAGCAGACTACCGGCTCGTCCAAAGCTGCGTGTGCAGGGGGGCATGGATGCCAAAAAAAGTCGGGTTGTCTTGAGGGAGCGGATGAAATCGCTATTAGCCAAACGTCAGAAAAACTACAAGACGGCGCATCTGACTTTCTCGACCACCGGAAAGGACCCGGATAAATCGACTACCGAATTGAAGTCAAAACTGGTAAGAATGTATGCCCGAAATAGTCGTTAA